TTTCCGATCTTCTGGCCGACGGTGATCCGCGCGCCGCGCACCACGACGGCCTCCTTGCGCATGGCCGGGCCGCCCTTCACGTCGCTGGTGTCGGTGAGCAGGATCGCGTTGTTGGGGCACAGGCTGGCCGGGACGCTGCCCGGCTGCATGTGGGCGTAGAGGGCGTAGACCCCGTCGTCCTGGCGAATCCACAGGTGGTTGCCGGCGCCGGGGATCTTATCGGCCTGGTACTCCGCCAGGTAGCTGCCCGGCACATTCTCCGGAGCGTTTCGCCAGCAACCCACCACCGTGCCCGAGGCCATGGCGTAGACCGGCTTGCCATAGACCACCCAGTTGGCCAGGACGGTCTTGTCGGCGCCCGCCGGGTTCTGGCGCGACCAATGGCCTTCGCCGTCCTGGCGGGTGACGCCGATGTCCTTGCCCTGCGCCTGGATGCCGGTGGTGTGGACAAAGGTGGCGCCCAGCTCCCCCGGACCGAAGTCGTTGGCCCGCAGGGGCATCTCATAGGCTTGGGCGGCGAAGGGGGCGGCGGCCAGCAGGGCGCCGGCGAGCAGTGCGGATCGGAACATGGGGGCTCTCCGTGGCGGCCGGGCGCGTCCCGGCGATGGCCGTCTGTCTCGCGGAGGGGAGGGGTTGCGGTAAGGTGCGGCGGCGCGCGCCTTGGTTGCATCTTGGTGCACGTAGGCGCAGGCCGGGGCGTCACCCATTCCACCAAGATCGTCATCCTCGGGCTTGTCCCGAGGATCCATGATCTCCGCCTCTCCGCAGGCGGCGCGAACGTCTCCGCCGAGACCCTCTCTGCGCCACGGAGTCTATGGATCCTCGGGACAAGCCCGAGGATGACGGTCAGGGGCGCCCCGCAGGGCGGGAAGGCGTCCCTACCCCTCCACCCCGCGCAGCTTCCGCGCCATGTCCTGCAGGGCGGTGCGCAGGCCCACGATCTCCTCGCCCGGCAAGTCCAGCGCGCAGGCCAGGGCAAAGGGCACGCCGGCCGCCTGCTCCTGTAGCGCGTGGCCCTGGT
The sequence above is drawn from the Phenylobacterium glaciei genome and encodes:
- a CDS encoding M23 family metallopeptidase, which translates into the protein MFRSALLAGALLAAAPFAAQAYEMPLRANDFGPGELGATFVHTTGIQAQGKDIGVTRQDGEGHWSRQNPAGADKTVLANWVVYGKPVYAMASGTVVGCWRNAPENVPGSYLAEYQADKIPGAGNHLWIRQDDGVYALYAHMQPGSVPASLCPNNAILLTDTSDVKGGPAMRKEAVVVRGARITVGQKIGKIGNAGASGGGPHLHVHMEKDGKPVPMTFDRGLTTPNVGAQSNLNGPWTPLKGKILPEADILFWPPHIVGDYTFNGIPAANYQRLVEHMADSGMMPKTISCAGNGATYSSQWVPAVGQWGSHHGMSATELAAKDKLYVGQGYKRTSTYTCGGVNVAVWRK